One window of the bacterium genome contains the following:
- a CDS encoding CHAT domain-containing protein: MKNGSAQLGALVLAMAALVAGTAGTAVAAKPAAPVVRDAHAQAWPALKEASAAGRWAALDSLAGGLVATIEGESPADSLALSRALIYVAQARYKQRLVHDDVVFDAIERSIAIRSRHAKADDPLYAWSHLWAAKFYLDLGRGEDGLRHARETLRLHAAQVPPDSMQVSEDHLTIGLALHAVGRDQEARASFQRAVEVREARVGPDDASMVPVLAEYGQWLSDLGEFDEARARLDRARTIAEGITDPRSDKLEGVLARQTTLELRVGNLAESVELAQRSYEIAAAQSGEDALRTLRARTRVAYRLAEFGDHAAAVAQLRGLLPRLTQDLGPEHPTVINARLSCLQSSVAIGDTSGVRAELAGLAPMVESPTGAMDANAMYLALMAAQMQQLAGDAPGARARLEAAVDRAWPHKQALAEHIAAACTQGLGTLKGRADRPAAQRLRARLDALHDSTSVGATPEWIAVLSARAAAEARVGRAAAAWDDALLASRAERDRLRYQAQALPDRRALQLADQLTGACDVLVQLARDGKPAQVRQAWEAIVRSRGLVRAEIASRRLAAAAAADPSVVTAHARWLGAQRRLAQLVVSGAAHPEDPESAARFEAGRRESDDAERGFMRLLGSAAPDTVSLARILSRLRPGQALVAFAPADIGKGDIGTGDRTLGAFVARAGSKSLRYVALGREADLAADIADWASAMATPPPTSPVAAADAERRCRTLGDIVRKGLWDPVHRAAGSANELFLVPEGAIWNVSWLALPGRGNGYLADEGRIVRVLNAERELLGDDAPAGRGLLAMGGPDFDLDRTAASRSAKPPMAAADRSWPCVSGRAGPLGPLPAARAEAEAIAGIWDTSTSMGARALFVGAASDERTFKLEAPGKAVIHLATHGIVLRDTCEVAVSDLRGVGGVSSLERRPGKSTGSSSRQGSAVTWLGHRVWLAMAGANRPAGTVADENEGLLTSEEVSTLDLAGTDWVVLSACHSGVGEAWAREGQLGMRRAFHLAGARTVIASGWAVADEATREWMLGLYAARLRNLPAGAAVREASRMTLEQRRRDGRSTHPFYWAGFAAVGE; encoded by the coding sequence ATGAAGAACGGATCGGCACAGCTCGGGGCCCTGGTCCTGGCCATGGCGGCACTCGTGGCCGGAACCGCCGGGACCGCCGTCGCCGCGAAGCCCGCCGCGCCTGTCGTCCGCGATGCGCACGCCCAGGCCTGGCCGGCCCTCAAGGAAGCCAGTGCCGCCGGCCGCTGGGCCGCGCTCGACTCGCTGGCCGGCGGCCTGGTAGCCACGATCGAGGGTGAGAGCCCGGCCGATTCGCTGGCCCTGTCCCGGGCGCTGATCTACGTGGCGCAGGCGCGCTACAAGCAGCGCCTGGTCCACGACGACGTTGTCTTCGATGCCATCGAGCGGAGCATTGCGATCCGCAGCCGCCACGCGAAGGCAGACGACCCCCTGTACGCCTGGTCGCATCTCTGGGCGGCGAAATTCTACCTGGACCTGGGGCGCGGCGAGGACGGACTGCGCCACGCGCGCGAGACCCTGCGGCTTCACGCGGCGCAGGTGCCACCCGACTCGATGCAGGTGAGCGAGGACCACCTGACGATTGGCCTGGCCCTGCACGCCGTCGGCAGGGACCAGGAGGCGCGGGCCTCGTTCCAGCGCGCCGTCGAGGTGCGCGAAGCCCGGGTCGGGCCTGACGACGCCTCGATGGTGCCGGTCCTCGCCGAGTACGGGCAATGGCTGTCAGACCTGGGCGAGTTCGACGAGGCGCGTGCCCGGCTGGATCGCGCGCGTACCATCGCCGAGGGGATCACGGACCCGCGAAGCGACAAGCTGGAAGGCGTGCTGGCCCGGCAGACCACGCTCGAGCTGAGGGTCGGCAATCTGGCCGAATCCGTCGAGCTGGCCCAGCGCTCATACGAGATTGCCGCCGCCCAGTCGGGCGAGGATGCGCTGCGGACCCTGCGCGCACGCACCCGCGTTGCCTATCGCCTGGCCGAGTTCGGGGACCATGCGGCGGCAGTGGCGCAGCTGCGCGGGCTCCTGCCGCGGCTGACGCAGGACCTCGGGCCCGAGCACCCGACCGTGATCAACGCGCGCCTTTCCTGTCTGCAGTCTTCGGTGGCGATCGGCGACACCTCGGGGGTGCGCGCGGAGTTGGCCGGGCTGGCACCGATGGTCGAGTCGCCGACGGGGGCCATGGACGCCAATGCCATGTACCTGGCGCTGATGGCGGCGCAGATGCAGCAGCTTGCCGGCGATGCGCCGGGAGCCCGTGCGCGGCTCGAGGCGGCCGTCGACCGGGCCTGGCCCCACAAGCAGGCGCTGGCCGAGCACATCGCCGCGGCCTGTACGCAGGGCCTGGGCACCCTGAAGGGACGGGCCGATCGGCCCGCGGCCCAGCGCCTGCGGGCCCGCCTGGACGCCTTGCATGACAGCACGTCGGTGGGCGCCACCCCGGAATGGATCGCCGTGTTGTCCGCGCGTGCCGCTGCCGAGGCACGCGTCGGGCGCGCGGCGGCGGCCTGGGACGATGCCTTGCTGGCCTCGCGTGCCGAGCGCGACCGCCTGCGCTACCAGGCGCAGGCCCTGCCCGACCGCCGGGCGCTGCAGCTGGCCGACCAGTTGACCGGCGCCTGCGACGTGCTGGTGCAGCTGGCAAGGGACGGCAAGCCCGCGCAGGTGCGGCAGGCCTGGGAAGCGATCGTGCGCTCGCGCGGGCTGGTGCGCGCCGAGATCGCCTCGCGGCGGCTCGCGGCGGCGGCCGCCGCCGATCCCAGTGTTGTCACCGCCCATGCCAGGTGGCTGGGTGCGCAGCGGCGACTGGCGCAACTGGTCGTCAGCGGCGCCGCACATCCGGAGGACCCGGAATCGGCAGCGCGCTTCGAGGCAGGCCGACGCGAGTCCGACGACGCCGAGCGCGGCTTCATGCGCCTGCTCGGGAGTGCCGCGCCGGACACGGTGTCGCTGGCGCGCATCCTCTCGCGGCTCCGGCCCGGGCAGGCGCTCGTGGCCTTTGCCCCGGCTGACATCGGAAAAGGCGACATCGGGACAGGCGACCGGACCCTGGGCGCATTCGTGGCCCGGGCCGGCAGCAAGTCGCTTCGCTATGTCGCGCTGGGCCGCGAAGCGGACCTGGCCGCGGATATCGCCGACTGGGCGTCCGCGATGGCCACGCCGCCGCCAACCTCGCCGGTGGCCGCCGCCGACGCCGAGCGCCGCTGTCGCACCCTCGGCGACATTGTGCGAAAAGGCCTGTGGGATCCGGTGCATCGCGCCGCGGGGTCGGCCAACGAGTTGTTCCTGGTGCCCGAAGGGGCCATCTGGAACGTGTCCTGGCTGGCGCTGCCCGGGCGCGGCAACGGCTACCTGGCGGACGAAGGCCGGATCGTGCGCGTGTTGAACGCCGAACGCGAACTCCTCGGCGACGACGCACCGGCAGGCCGCGGGCTGCTGGCGATGGGCGGCCCCGACTTCGACCTCGATCGCACCGCAGCGTCGCGGTCGGCCAAGCCCCCGATGGCGGCGGCCGACCGTTCCTGGCCGTGCGTCTCCGGTCGCGCCGGCCCGCTGGGACCGTTGCCGGCGGCACGCGCCGAAGCCGAAGCCATCGCCGGGATCTGGGATACGTCGACTTCCATGGGCGCGCGGGCGTTGTTCGTGGGTGCGGCCTCGGACGAGCGCACGTTCAAGCTCGAGGCTCCCGGCAAGGCGGTCATTCACCTGGCGACGCACGGCATCGTGCTGCGTGACACCTGCGAGGTCGCGGTGTCGGACCTGCGCGGGGTCGGCGGTGTCTCTTCATTGGAGCGCCGACCCGGCAAGTCGACGGGCAGCAGCTCCCGCCAGGGAAGCGCCGTCACCTGGCTCGGTCACCGCGTGTGGCTCGCCATGGCCGGCGCCAACCGGCCGGCCGGTACGGTGGCGGACGAGAACGAGGGGCTGCTGACATCCGAAGAAGTCTCGACGCTCGACCTGGCCGGCACCGATTGGGTGGTGCTATCAGCCTGCCATTCGGGAGTCGGCGAAGCGTGGGCCCGCGAAGGCCAGCTCGGCATGCGGCGCGCCTTCCATCTGGCAGGTGCGCGCACCGTCATCGCCAGCGGCTGGGCGGTCGCGGACGAGGCGACGCGCGAGTGGATGCTGGGCCTGTACGCGGCACGCTTGCGGAACCTGCCGGCCGGCGCCGCGGTCCGCGAGGCCTCGCGCATGACGCTCGAGCAGCGCCGCCGTGACGGCCGCTCCACGCATCCCTTCTACTGGGCCGGGTTTGCGGCGGTCGGGGAATAG